Proteins encoded in a region of the Anopheles aquasalis chromosome 2, idAnoAquaMG_Q_19, whole genome shotgun sequence genome:
- the LOC126574008 gene encoding ataxin-2 homolog isoform X1, translated as MSKRNKTRPGPARTQRQRSIQAEGIYNNPPFMHAATSHVGNVVQIHTTAGHIYEGVFRTFSSQFQVVLEMAHRIEVGADQKTKIIVETHVDRLIFKANDIVTIAAKDVDPEYATRDTFKTDTAISRCNGTSWLEDRELEPWDPSGGTGLNGDHGDPRLELDSNADGWDVNDMFRKNETIYGLHSTFDQSLSGYTVQIQKRDSEEFKVQELEAEKIANEIENNPVYKERIDVENGDEEAAFAAVVRPPNASPAGGGSGGAATQQPAAATGAGGGLNDKNSNSISSNSSSSSTTSSSHSINANSNNNTNSNSINNNNTSSSTTSVMSVEKYVVPAKRRPGQSGKLVRNTPPPLANNTNNNNNNNNNGSPVVVPSQQQQQPPSPQAPPPHKNSYGQMMSQPQHQQPPPQQQHQQPPPQQQQQSLVAGNQQQHGAATAGGMQQQQHPQYGMHANQSPYVHVSHQQQPPTPQQQQQQQQQAHGQPPVMNKMNGDGGSQINVNSNQKPLPQRNVRQYQNAPTPVTYSEPPPSLNPQQMPPGPMQNMSTKPPMHMGHPHHTVVTHMPPPTVVADGVVMQPHHVAMPPPTMMAPANQQQQQQQQQTQPPPQPQRTVVVRNRDMEIDNLRKFGQDFKLAPPQQPQPTMPNVHQQPPPPTPVVQQQGPPPTQQQQQQQQQQQQLPPPTVTSQSQQEHHPGSSPDNIKLQPVVVPQQHNEPPPATTPTQQQQNQASQTTGPSGGSGGMLPAPHLIPQQPPPSGAPQQQVTPPSAQPPQPVTQQQQQPGGGSASPANVVLSPPASTPSTVSAGSEGAAGTTNSNSNGATDPSKPAGTATKKVFTLNPAAKPFTPRSPSTPNPSRHTSSSPHTPQTPGPAALAQGSYQPPQPPTHQVMPQQFVMQYTVVNPSSFQTAQQHPHAAQPTRIRNGRQGSYRNEIFPVGASQIQVAAATGQPLLAPSPIQMLTPYGPTIHPSTFQAGPPFHQPYRIYDTPQPAQLQYLAATPPSSTPSPGQPHQQYHPGPQPSPAGGGPPAYAQVHHQQPTPYPIPVCQLPQVVPTIYQNMASAPQQNHHQQNLHVMHVAQHPTAQ; from the exons GACTCAGAGGCAGCGGTCGATTCAAGCGGAAGGCATTTACAACAATCCACCGTTCATGCATGCGGCCACATCACACGTTGGCAACGTCGTTCAAATCCATACGACGGCCGGGCACATTTACGAAGGAGTATTCCGAACGTTTTCCTCACAGTTCCAG GTTGTACTGGAAATGGCACATCGCATTGAGGTCGGTGCAGAtcagaaaacgaaaattatTGTGGAAACACATGTGGACCGGCTGATCTTCAAGGCCAACGATATCGTGACGATCGCGGCGAAGGACGTCGATCCGGAGTACGCTACGCGCGACACCTTCAAAACCGACACGGCCATTTCGCGGTGCAACGGCACGAGCTGGTTGGAGGACCGCGAACTAGAGCCGTGGGATCCAAGCGGTGGCACCGGCCTCAATGGTGACCACGGTGACCCCAGGCTCGAGCTGGACTCGAACGCGGACGGCTGGGATGTGAATGATATGTTCCGCAAGAACGAAACAATCTACGGACTGCATTCAACGTTCGATCAATCGCTGTCCGGCTACACGGTGCAGATACAGAAGCGCGATAGCGAAGAGTTCAAGGTGCAGGAGCTCGAGGCGGAGAAGATTGCGAACGAAATCGAGAACAATCCGGTGTACAAGGAGCGCATCGACGTCGAGAACGGCGACGAAGAGGCGGCATTCGCGGCGGTCGTGCGTCCACCGAACGCGAGTCCCGCCGgcggcggtagtggtggtgccgcaACGCAACAGCCTGCCGCagcaaccggtgctggtggtggtttgaacGATAAGAActcaaacagcatcagtagcaatagcagtagtagcagtactACGAGTAGCAGCCATAGCATTAACGCAAATAGTAATAACAATACCAACTCGAACAGCATCAACAATAATAACACGAGTAGCAGCACAACATCGGTCATGTCAGTGGAAAAGTACGTTGTGCCCGCTAAgcgcaggccaggccagagtGGTAAGCTGGTGAGAAACACACCGCCACCCTTGGCAAACaataccaacaacaacaacaacaacaacaataacggtTCGCCGGTTGTTGTACcctcgcagcaacagcagcagccgccaagTCCACAGGCGCCTCCTCCACATAAGAACAGCTACGGTCAAATGATGTCTCAgccacagcatcaacaacctcctccgcagcagcagcaccagcagccccctcctcagcaacagcaacaatcgctGGTGGCGGgaaatcagcaacagcacggtGCTGCTACGGCTGGTGgaatgcaacagcaacagcatccgcaGTACGGTATGCATGCGAATCAATCACCATACGTGCATGtatcacaccagcagcagcctccaacaccccagcagcaacaacaacaacaacaacaggcccACGGCCAACCGCCTGTGATGAACAAAATGAACGGGGACGGTGGTAGTCAGATCAATGTAAATAGTAACCAAAAGCCTCTTCCGCAGCGTAATGTACGCCAGTACCAGAATGCTCCCACTCCGGTCACCTACAGTGAGCCACCGCCTTCGCTGAATCCTCAGCAAATGCCGCCCGGACCGATGCAGAATATGTCCACCAAGCCGCCGATGCACATGGGCCATCCGCATCACACGGTCGTTACACACATGCCACCGCCTACCGTTGTGGCCGACGGTGTTGTGATGCAGCCGCATCACGTTGCTATGCCACCGCCAACTATGATGGCACcggcaaaccagcagcagcagcaacaacagcagcagacacaaCCTCCGCCGCAGCCACAGCGCACGGTTGTCGTTCGCAATCGCGACATGGAGATTGACAATTTACGCAAATTCGGCCAGGACTTTAAGCTGGCCCCTCCGCAACAGCCACAACCGACGATGCCGAACGTTCATCAACAACCTCCGCCTCCTACGCCTGTTGTGCAACAGCAAGGACCACCGCccacgcagcaacaacagcagcagcagcaacagcaacaacagttgcCTCCGCCCACGGTAACCTCGCAGTCGCAACAGGAACATCACCCGGGTTCCTCTCCAGACAATATCAAGCTACAGCCGGTTGTCGTCCCTCAGCAGCAtaatgaaccaccaccagcaacgaccccaacacaacagcaacagaaccaaGCTTCCCAAACGACGGGTCCATCTGGCGGCAGTGGTGGAATGCTGCCAGCACCGCATTTGATTCcccagcagccgccaccatctggtgcaccacagcagcaggttACTCCACCTTCCGCTCAGCCACCTCAACCAGTTactcagcaacaacagcaaccgggaGGCGGTAGTGCGAGTCCAGCGAACGTCGTTCTGTCACCACCGGCTAGTACGCCGTCGACCGTATCTGCTGGTAGTGAAGGTGCTGCGGGAACTACcaatagcaacagcaatggCGCCACAGACCCGTCGAAACCTGCGGGCACAGCTACCAAGAAGGTGTTCACATTAAATCCGGCCGCCAAACCGTTCACTCCACGTAGCCCCAGTACTCCTAATCCGTCTCG TCACACGTCTTCTAGCCCGCACACACCGCAAACACCGGGTCCGGCGGCGCTGGCACAAGGCTCTTACCAGCCACCGCAACCGCCAACCCATCAAGTAATGCCGCAACAGTTCGTGATGCAGTACACGGTCGTCAATCCGTCCTCATTCCAAACGGCGCAACAGCATCCGCATGCTGCGCAGCCAACCCGCATCCGGAATGGACGCCAAGGTAGCTACCGGAACGAAATTT TTCCAGTTGGTGCGTCCCAGATACAGGTGGCCGCCGCTACTGGACAGCCGCTGCTAGCACCTAGCCCGATCCAGATGCTCACCCCCTACGGTCCAACGATTCACCCATCCACGTTCCAGGCAggtccaccattccaccagccGTACCGCATCTACGATACGCCGCAACCAGCTCAACTGCAGTATCTGGCCGcgacgccaccatcgtcgacgCCTTCACCGGGACAACCACATCAGCAGTACCATCCAGGCCCACAGCCAtcaccggccggtggtggtccaccagCCTACGCCCAGgttcaccatcagcaaccgaCACCGTATCCGATCCCGGTGTGTCAGCTCCCGCAGGTTGTGCCGACTATCTACCAAAACATGGCTTCGGCCCCGcagcaaaaccatcaccagcagaaCCTGCATGTGATGCACGTAGCGCAGCATCCAACGGCACAGTAG
- the LOC126574008 gene encoding ataxin-2 homolog isoform X4, with the protein MHAATSHVGNVVQIHTTAGHIYEGVFRTFSSQFQVVLEMAHRIEVGADQKTKIIVETHVDRLIFKANDIVTIAAKDVDPEYATRDTFKTDTAISRCNGTSWLEDRELEPWDPSGGTGLNGDHGDPRLELDSNADGWDVNDMFRKNETIYGLHSTFDQSLSGYTVQIQKRDSEEFKVQELEAEKIANEIENNPVYKERIDVENGDEEAAFAAVVRPPNASPAGGGSGGAATQQPAAATGAGGGLNDKNSNSISSNSSSSSTTSSSHSINANSNNNTNSNSINNNNTSSSTTSVMSVEKYVVPAKRRPGQSGKLVRNTPPPLANNTNNNNNNNNNGSPVVVPSQQQQQPPSPQAPPPHKNSYGQMMSQPQHQQPPPQQQHQQPPPQQQQQSLVAGNQQQHGAATAGGMQQQQHPQYGMHANQSPYVHVSHQQQPPTPQQQQQQQQQAHGQPPVMNKMNGDGGSQINVNSNQKPLPQRNVRQYQNAPTPVTYSEPPPSLNPQQMPPGPMQNMSTKPPMHMGHPHHTVVTHMPPPTVVADGVVMQPHHVAMPPPTMMAPANQQQQQQQQQTQPPPQPQRTVVVRNRDMEIDNLRKFGQDFKLAPPQQPQPTMPNVHQQPPPPTPVVQQQGPPPTQQQQQQQQQQQQLPPPTVTSQSQQEHHPGSSPDNIKLQPVVVPQQHNEPPPATTPTQQQQNQASQTTGPSGGSGGMLPAPHLIPQQPPPSGAPQQQVTPPSAQPPQPVTQQQQQPGGGSASPANVVLSPPASTPSTVSAGSEGAAGTTNSNSNGATDPSKPAGTATKKVFTLNPAAKPFTPRSPSTPNPSRHTSSSPHTPQTPGPAALAQGSYQPPQPPTHQVMPQQFVMQYTVVNPSSFQTAQQHPHAAQPTRIRNGRQGSYRNEIFPVGASQIQVAAATGQPLLAPSPIQMLTPYGPTIHPSTFQAGPPFHQPYRIYDTPQPAQLQYLAATPPSSTPSPGQPHQQYHPGPQPSPAGGGPPAYAQVHHQQPTPYPIPVCQLPQVVPTIYQNMASAPQQNHHQQNLHVMHVAQHPTAQ; encoded by the exons ATGCATGCGGCCACATCACACGTTGGCAACGTCGTTCAAATCCATACGACGGCCGGGCACATTTACGAAGGAGTATTCCGAACGTTTTCCTCACAGTTCCAG GTTGTACTGGAAATGGCACATCGCATTGAGGTCGGTGCAGAtcagaaaacgaaaattatTGTGGAAACACATGTGGACCGGCTGATCTTCAAGGCCAACGATATCGTGACGATCGCGGCGAAGGACGTCGATCCGGAGTACGCTACGCGCGACACCTTCAAAACCGACACGGCCATTTCGCGGTGCAACGGCACGAGCTGGTTGGAGGACCGCGAACTAGAGCCGTGGGATCCAAGCGGTGGCACCGGCCTCAATGGTGACCACGGTGACCCCAGGCTCGAGCTGGACTCGAACGCGGACGGCTGGGATGTGAATGATATGTTCCGCAAGAACGAAACAATCTACGGACTGCATTCAACGTTCGATCAATCGCTGTCCGGCTACACGGTGCAGATACAGAAGCGCGATAGCGAAGAGTTCAAGGTGCAGGAGCTCGAGGCGGAGAAGATTGCGAACGAAATCGAGAACAATCCGGTGTACAAGGAGCGCATCGACGTCGAGAACGGCGACGAAGAGGCGGCATTCGCGGCGGTCGTGCGTCCACCGAACGCGAGTCCCGCCGgcggcggtagtggtggtgccgcaACGCAACAGCCTGCCGCagcaaccggtgctggtggtggtttgaacGATAAGAActcaaacagcatcagtagcaatagcagtagtagcagtactACGAGTAGCAGCCATAGCATTAACGCAAATAGTAATAACAATACCAACTCGAACAGCATCAACAATAATAACACGAGTAGCAGCACAACATCGGTCATGTCAGTGGAAAAGTACGTTGTGCCCGCTAAgcgcaggccaggccagagtGGTAAGCTGGTGAGAAACACACCGCCACCCTTGGCAAACaataccaacaacaacaacaacaacaacaataacggtTCGCCGGTTGTTGTACcctcgcagcaacagcagcagccgccaagTCCACAGGCGCCTCCTCCACATAAGAACAGCTACGGTCAAATGATGTCTCAgccacagcatcaacaacctcctccgcagcagcagcaccagcagccccctcctcagcaacagcaacaatcgctGGTGGCGGgaaatcagcaacagcacggtGCTGCTACGGCTGGTGgaatgcaacagcaacagcatccgcaGTACGGTATGCATGCGAATCAATCACCATACGTGCATGtatcacaccagcagcagcctccaacaccccagcagcaacaacaacaacaacaacaggcccACGGCCAACCGCCTGTGATGAACAAAATGAACGGGGACGGTGGTAGTCAGATCAATGTAAATAGTAACCAAAAGCCTCTTCCGCAGCGTAATGTACGCCAGTACCAGAATGCTCCCACTCCGGTCACCTACAGTGAGCCACCGCCTTCGCTGAATCCTCAGCAAATGCCGCCCGGACCGATGCAGAATATGTCCACCAAGCCGCCGATGCACATGGGCCATCCGCATCACACGGTCGTTACACACATGCCACCGCCTACCGTTGTGGCCGACGGTGTTGTGATGCAGCCGCATCACGTTGCTATGCCACCGCCAACTATGATGGCACcggcaaaccagcagcagcagcaacaacagcagcagacacaaCCTCCGCCGCAGCCACAGCGCACGGTTGTCGTTCGCAATCGCGACATGGAGATTGACAATTTACGCAAATTCGGCCAGGACTTTAAGCTGGCCCCTCCGCAACAGCCACAACCGACGATGCCGAACGTTCATCAACAACCTCCGCCTCCTACGCCTGTTGTGCAACAGCAAGGACCACCGCccacgcagcaacaacagcagcagcagcaacagcaacaacagttgcCTCCGCCCACGGTAACCTCGCAGTCGCAACAGGAACATCACCCGGGTTCCTCTCCAGACAATATCAAGCTACAGCCGGTTGTCGTCCCTCAGCAGCAtaatgaaccaccaccagcaacgaccccaacacaacagcaacagaaccaaGCTTCCCAAACGACGGGTCCATCTGGCGGCAGTGGTGGAATGCTGCCAGCACCGCATTTGATTCcccagcagccgccaccatctggtgcaccacagcagcaggttACTCCACCTTCCGCTCAGCCACCTCAACCAGTTactcagcaacaacagcaaccgggaGGCGGTAGTGCGAGTCCAGCGAACGTCGTTCTGTCACCACCGGCTAGTACGCCGTCGACCGTATCTGCTGGTAGTGAAGGTGCTGCGGGAACTACcaatagcaacagcaatggCGCCACAGACCCGTCGAAACCTGCGGGCACAGCTACCAAGAAGGTGTTCACATTAAATCCGGCCGCCAAACCGTTCACTCCACGTAGCCCCAGTACTCCTAATCCGTCTCG TCACACGTCTTCTAGCCCGCACACACCGCAAACACCGGGTCCGGCGGCGCTGGCACAAGGCTCTTACCAGCCACCGCAACCGCCAACCCATCAAGTAATGCCGCAACAGTTCGTGATGCAGTACACGGTCGTCAATCCGTCCTCATTCCAAACGGCGCAACAGCATCCGCATGCTGCGCAGCCAACCCGCATCCGGAATGGACGCCAAGGTAGCTACCGGAACGAAATTT TTCCAGTTGGTGCGTCCCAGATACAGGTGGCCGCCGCTACTGGACAGCCGCTGCTAGCACCTAGCCCGATCCAGATGCTCACCCCCTACGGTCCAACGATTCACCCATCCACGTTCCAGGCAggtccaccattccaccagccGTACCGCATCTACGATACGCCGCAACCAGCTCAACTGCAGTATCTGGCCGcgacgccaccatcgtcgacgCCTTCACCGGGACAACCACATCAGCAGTACCATCCAGGCCCACAGCCAtcaccggccggtggtggtccaccagCCTACGCCCAGgttcaccatcagcaaccgaCACCGTATCCGATCCCGGTGTGTCAGCTCCCGCAGGTTGTGCCGACTATCTACCAAAACATGGCTTCGGCCCCGcagcaaaaccatcaccagcagaaCCTGCATGTGATGCACGTAGCGCAGCATCCAACGGCACAGTAG
- the LOC126574008 gene encoding ataxin-2 homolog isoform X2: MSKRNKTRPGPARTQRQRSIQAEGIYNNPPFMHAATSHVGNVVQIHTTAGHIYEGVFRTFSSQFQVVLEMAHRIEVGADQKTKIIVETHVDRLIFKANDIVTIAAKDVDPEYATRDTFKTDTAISRCNGTSWLEDRELEPWDPSGGTGLNGDHGDPRLELDSNADGWDVNDMFRKNETIYGLHSTFDQSLSGYTVQIQKRDSEEFKVQELEAEKIANEIENNPVYKERIDVENGDEEAAFAAVVRPPNASPAGGGSGGAATQQPAAATGAGGGLNDKNSNSISSNSSSSSTTSSSHSINANSNNNTNSNSINNNNTSSSTTSVMSVEKYVVPAKRRPGQSGKLVRNTPPPLANNTNNNNNNNNNGSPVVVPSQQQQQPPSPQAPPPHKNSYGQMMSQPQHQQPPPQQQHQQPPPQQQQQSLVAGNQQQHGAATAGGMQQQQHPQYGMHANQSPYVHVSHQQQPPTPQQQQQQQQQAHGQPPVMNKMNGDGGSQINVNSNQKPLPQRNVRQYQNAPTPVTYSEPPPSLNPQQMPPGPMQNMSTKPPMHMGHPHHTVVTHMPPPTVVADGVVMQPHHVAMPPPTMMAPANQQQQQQQQQTQPPPQPQRTVVVRNRDMEIDNLRKFGQDFKLAPPQQPQPTMPNVHQQPPPPTPVVQQQGPPPTQQQQQQQQQQQQLPPPTVTSQSQQEHHPGSSPDNIKLQPVVVPQQHNEPPPATTPTQQQQNQASQTTGPSGGSGGMLPAPHLIPQQPPPSGAPQQQVTPPSAQPPQPVTQQQQQPGGGSASPANVVLSPPASTPSTVSAGSEGAAGTTNSNSNGATDPSKPAGTATKKVFTLNPAAKPFTPRSPSTPNPSRPHTPQTPGPAALAQGSYQPPQPPTHQVMPQQFVMQYTVVNPSSFQTAQQHPHAAQPTRIRNGRQGSYRNEIFPVGASQIQVAAATGQPLLAPSPIQMLTPYGPTIHPSTFQAGPPFHQPYRIYDTPQPAQLQYLAATPPSSTPSPGQPHQQYHPGPQPSPAGGGPPAYAQVHHQQPTPYPIPVCQLPQVVPTIYQNMASAPQQNHHQQNLHVMHVAQHPTAQ, encoded by the exons GACTCAGAGGCAGCGGTCGATTCAAGCGGAAGGCATTTACAACAATCCACCGTTCATGCATGCGGCCACATCACACGTTGGCAACGTCGTTCAAATCCATACGACGGCCGGGCACATTTACGAAGGAGTATTCCGAACGTTTTCCTCACAGTTCCAG GTTGTACTGGAAATGGCACATCGCATTGAGGTCGGTGCAGAtcagaaaacgaaaattatTGTGGAAACACATGTGGACCGGCTGATCTTCAAGGCCAACGATATCGTGACGATCGCGGCGAAGGACGTCGATCCGGAGTACGCTACGCGCGACACCTTCAAAACCGACACGGCCATTTCGCGGTGCAACGGCACGAGCTGGTTGGAGGACCGCGAACTAGAGCCGTGGGATCCAAGCGGTGGCACCGGCCTCAATGGTGACCACGGTGACCCCAGGCTCGAGCTGGACTCGAACGCGGACGGCTGGGATGTGAATGATATGTTCCGCAAGAACGAAACAATCTACGGACTGCATTCAACGTTCGATCAATCGCTGTCCGGCTACACGGTGCAGATACAGAAGCGCGATAGCGAAGAGTTCAAGGTGCAGGAGCTCGAGGCGGAGAAGATTGCGAACGAAATCGAGAACAATCCGGTGTACAAGGAGCGCATCGACGTCGAGAACGGCGACGAAGAGGCGGCATTCGCGGCGGTCGTGCGTCCACCGAACGCGAGTCCCGCCGgcggcggtagtggtggtgccgcaACGCAACAGCCTGCCGCagcaaccggtgctggtggtggtttgaacGATAAGAActcaaacagcatcagtagcaatagcagtagtagcagtactACGAGTAGCAGCCATAGCATTAACGCAAATAGTAATAACAATACCAACTCGAACAGCATCAACAATAATAACACGAGTAGCAGCACAACATCGGTCATGTCAGTGGAAAAGTACGTTGTGCCCGCTAAgcgcaggccaggccagagtGGTAAGCTGGTGAGAAACACACCGCCACCCTTGGCAAACaataccaacaacaacaacaacaacaacaataacggtTCGCCGGTTGTTGTACcctcgcagcaacagcagcagccgccaagTCCACAGGCGCCTCCTCCACATAAGAACAGCTACGGTCAAATGATGTCTCAgccacagcatcaacaacctcctccgcagcagcagcaccagcagccccctcctcagcaacagcaacaatcgctGGTGGCGGgaaatcagcaacagcacggtGCTGCTACGGCTGGTGgaatgcaacagcaacagcatccgcaGTACGGTATGCATGCGAATCAATCACCATACGTGCATGtatcacaccagcagcagcctccaacaccccagcagcaacaacaacaacaacaacaggcccACGGCCAACCGCCTGTGATGAACAAAATGAACGGGGACGGTGGTAGTCAGATCAATGTAAATAGTAACCAAAAGCCTCTTCCGCAGCGTAATGTACGCCAGTACCAGAATGCTCCCACTCCGGTCACCTACAGTGAGCCACCGCCTTCGCTGAATCCTCAGCAAATGCCGCCCGGACCGATGCAGAATATGTCCACCAAGCCGCCGATGCACATGGGCCATCCGCATCACACGGTCGTTACACACATGCCACCGCCTACCGTTGTGGCCGACGGTGTTGTGATGCAGCCGCATCACGTTGCTATGCCACCGCCAACTATGATGGCACcggcaaaccagcagcagcagcaacaacagcagcagacacaaCCTCCGCCGCAGCCACAGCGCACGGTTGTCGTTCGCAATCGCGACATGGAGATTGACAATTTACGCAAATTCGGCCAGGACTTTAAGCTGGCCCCTCCGCAACAGCCACAACCGACGATGCCGAACGTTCATCAACAACCTCCGCCTCCTACGCCTGTTGTGCAACAGCAAGGACCACCGCccacgcagcaacaacagcagcagcagcaacagcaacaacagttgcCTCCGCCCACGGTAACCTCGCAGTCGCAACAGGAACATCACCCGGGTTCCTCTCCAGACAATATCAAGCTACAGCCGGTTGTCGTCCCTCAGCAGCAtaatgaaccaccaccagcaacgaccccaacacaacagcaacagaaccaaGCTTCCCAAACGACGGGTCCATCTGGCGGCAGTGGTGGAATGCTGCCAGCACCGCATTTGATTCcccagcagccgccaccatctggtgcaccacagcagcaggttACTCCACCTTCCGCTCAGCCACCTCAACCAGTTactcagcaacaacagcaaccgggaGGCGGTAGTGCGAGTCCAGCGAACGTCGTTCTGTCACCACCGGCTAGTACGCCGTCGACCGTATCTGCTGGTAGTGAAGGTGCTGCGGGAACTACcaatagcaacagcaatggCGCCACAGACCCGTCGAAACCTGCGGGCACAGCTACCAAGAAGGTGTTCACATTAAATCCGGCCGCCAAACCGTTCACTCCACGTAGCCCCAGTACTCCTAATCCGTCTCG CCCGCACACACCGCAAACACCGGGTCCGGCGGCGCTGGCACAAGGCTCTTACCAGCCACCGCAACCGCCAACCCATCAAGTAATGCCGCAACAGTTCGTGATGCAGTACACGGTCGTCAATCCGTCCTCATTCCAAACGGCGCAACAGCATCCGCATGCTGCGCAGCCAACCCGCATCCGGAATGGACGCCAAGGTAGCTACCGGAACGAAATTT TTCCAGTTGGTGCGTCCCAGATACAGGTGGCCGCCGCTACTGGACAGCCGCTGCTAGCACCTAGCCCGATCCAGATGCTCACCCCCTACGGTCCAACGATTCACCCATCCACGTTCCAGGCAggtccaccattccaccagccGTACCGCATCTACGATACGCCGCAACCAGCTCAACTGCAGTATCTGGCCGcgacgccaccatcgtcgacgCCTTCACCGGGACAACCACATCAGCAGTACCATCCAGGCCCACAGCCAtcaccggccggtggtggtccaccagCCTACGCCCAGgttcaccatcagcaaccgaCACCGTATCCGATCCCGGTGTGTCAGCTCCCGCAGGTTGTGCCGACTATCTACCAAAACATGGCTTCGGCCCCGcagcaaaaccatcaccagcagaaCCTGCATGTGATGCACGTAGCGCAGCATCCAACGGCACAGTAG